From the Panulirus ornatus isolate Po-2019 chromosome 58, ASM3632096v1, whole genome shotgun sequence genome, one window contains:
- the LOC139766877 gene encoding cuticle protein AM1199-like — MKLVILACLASLAVAAPQQFGRQFVRQNTVTRPVDYRPIAILSDNRQDYGDGNFVYDFETENGIIVNAGGAPGSRGQSNVQGSYRFPSPDGTYNEVRYFADENGFRAESPLIPTPHPLPAHAIEQIATAEEQRRRGIVWE; from the exons ATGAAGCTC GTCATCCTCGCCTGCCTGGCCTCCCTCGCTGTCGCCGCTCCCCAGCAGTTTGGTCGCCAGTTCGTCAGGCAGAACACTGTGACTCGACCTGTAGACTACCGACCCATCGCCATCCTGAGTGACAACCGCCAAGATTATGGCGACGGCAACTTCGTCTACGACTTCGAGACTGAGAATGGCATCATCGTCAACGCTGGTGGTGCCCCAGGTTCCAGGGGTCAGAGCAACGTGCAAGGTTCCTACAG GTTCCCTTCGCCAGATGGTACTTACAACGAGGTTCGTTACTTCGCTGACGAGAACGGTTTCCGCGCCGAGTCCCCTCTGATCCCCACGCCCCACCCACTCCCCGCCCACGCCATCGAGCAGATCGCCACCGCCGAGGAACAACGCCGCCGTGGGATTGTCTGGGAGTAG